TGCGGTAGAGATGGGCGTAGCAATGAGCCATCATTTCGTTGGACTTCTTGGTGGCGCCGTAGAGGGAAAGGGGATGGTCGACGCGGTCTGATTCCGCCAAGGGCAGCTTGCGGTTGGCGCCGTAGACCGATGAGGAGGAGGCGTAGACCAGGTGTCGGGGCTGAATTCGCCTGCATCCTTCCAGGACGTTGAGAAAACCCGTGATGTTGCTCTCCAGGTAGGCGTGAGGCTCCTGCAACGAGTAGCGGACTCCAGGCTGGGCGGCCAGATGGACGACATGGCTGTAGCAGCCGTCCTCGAAGACCTCGGCCGCGGCTCGACGGTCCGCCAGGTCGATGCGGCGGCAAACAAAGCCGGGACGCTCCTGGAGCAGACGTTCAAGCCTCGCCTCCTTGAGCTCGGGATCGTAGTAAGGACTGAAATGGTCGAGTCCCTCGACCGCCTCGCCCGAACGAAGCAGGCGCCGCGTCAGATGAAAGCCGATAAACCCCGCGGCCCCCGTAACCAGTATCCGTTTCTCCTGCTTGGACATCGTCGCCCGCTCTAAAGTCCACCTTGTGGCAAAACGTCCATTTTGCCCAGCTCAAGACAACGGGTCAAGAAGGAGGAAGATGGAGGAAGGGCCTTGGCAACCTGTCGCTAGGGCACGAAGGTCCTCGATTGAGGGGCCTGCCCTCCATGCCTTGGCGACGGAGGAGCGTTTGACCTCAACGCCCGCATTCTGGTACTTCCTCTTGAATGCATGACGAGCTGATCCTGGATGAGAACGCCTACGCCGTTTGGAAAGAACTGCGCGACAGCGACGATCCCCTCATGATCGCCCAATTGGAAGAACGCACCGGAGTGGACCAGTCGCAGATCACCGCAGCCGCCGCCCAGGCCTCCGGGCAGGGGTACTTTCAGATGGAAGAACGGCCGCGGCGCGAACTGGTGGCCGACGCCGAGGCTTCCGCGGCCCTGGCCAAAGGACTTCCCGAGCGGCAAGCTCTGGAGTTCCTCCAGCAAGCCGGCCAGCCTGTACCTAACGGAGAATTGGCCAAATGGGCCAACCAGCAGGGGCTGCCTCCCAATGAAGTCTTCAAGTACGGTCCCATGCGGGGCTGGATGAGGCGAGTCAAGGGCGATCAAGGATCAGCCTTGGAATTGACCGGGCAAGGCCAGGCCGCCCTGGCAGAGAAGGACCACGACGAGAAGGCCCTCGCTCATGCCATCGAGGCCGGCGGCGCCGTCTATCTGGACGAGCTGGAGGCCGAGGGCATCGATGGGGGGCGGGTCGAGAAGCTGCTGGGCAACCGCGACGAACTGGCCAAGATCAAGGACCGCACCCAGCGCCTGCTTTCGCTGACCGAGCAGGGGCGCCGCCTCATGGAGGAGGGCAAGGTCAAAGTCAAGCGCGAGCAGACCGCGCTTTCTCCTCAAGACATCACGTCCGGCGCCTGGCGCGACATCACCCTGCGCCGCTACGATGTCACGCTGCCCGCCGAGACCGTCTACCCCGCCAAGATCCATCCCATGCGCAAGATCATGGAAGAGGCCCGGCGGGCCTTTCTGGAAATGGGTTTCAGCGAGGTGGTCTCGCCCATGGTGGAATCGGCCTTCTGGAACTTCGACGCTCTCTTTCAGCCCCAGGACCATCCCGCCCGCGACATGCAGGATACTTTTTACATGGAGCATCCCGACAGGGTCGACTTGCCGGAAGAGAAGTACGTCGAGCCCGTGCGCCGCACCCATGAGGACGGGTGGGAAACGGGTTCCGAGGGTTGGGGCTACAAGTGGGATCCCGAGCGCTCCCGGCAGGTGGTGCTGCGCACTCACACCACGGCTTCCACCATCCGCGCTTTGGCTGCCCATCCCCAACCTCCGGGCAAGTTTTTCGCCGTGGGCTGGACGTTCCGCAATGAGTCCATCAGCTACAAGCATCTCCCCGTCTTCCACCAGGTGGACGGCATCGTGATCGACGAAGAAGCCAACCTGGCCACCCTGCTGGGAACGCTGCAGGCCTTCTACCACAAGATGGGCTTCGGAAAAGTCCGCTTCAAGCCCGCCTTCTATCCCTACACCGAGCCCAGCGTCGACGTGGTGGTCTACATGGAATCGCGAGGCAAATGGCTCGAGATGGGCGGTTCCGGGATCTTCCGTCCGGAGGTGACCGAGCCCCTCGGATGCAGGCATCCCGTACTGGCCTGGGGACTCGGCATCGAGCGCCTGGCCATGCTTCGCTTCGGGTTCAGCGACATCCGCGAACTCTACCGCTCTAATCTCGATACCCTTGAAGAGGTGGCGCTATGCCGATAGTCAACATCGATCTGGAATGGCTCAACCGTCTTCTGGGAAAGTCCTTTCCTCCCCAAAAGGTGAGCGAATCGCTGGAGCAGATCGGCTGCGACGTGGAGGAAGTCGTCGAGATCGCCCGCAGCCGCTGCCCCAACTGCGCTTCGCTGGTGGAAAATCCCGTGGGCCAGGAAGACGTCAAAGCCTGCAACTTCTGCGGATTCGAGGGCGAAGTGCCCTTCCAACTGGCCGGGACTTCGAAAGTCATTCGCCTCGACCTTTTGGCGGCCCGTCCCGACCTCTTCGACGTGGGAGGCCTGGCCCGCGCCCTGCAGGGGACGCTGGAAATCTCCTCGGGACTGCCCGACTATCCCCTGCGCGATTCGGGTCTGACCCTGCGCGTCGATCCTTCCACGGCCGAGGTGCGCCCCTACATCCAGTGCGCTGTCATGACCCTGCCCGAGGTGGACGAAACCAGTCTGGTTGCCATCATGAAACTGCAGGAGAACCTGCACTGGGGCGTGGGACGGGACCGCAAGCTGGCCTCCATCGGCGTCTACGATTTGGACACGCTGCAAGGGGACATCACCTACACCACGCTCGATCCCGACCAGGACTCTTTCGTGCCTCTGGGCACGCCCGGTCGCAGCATGACGGGACGCCAGATCCTGCAAGAGCATCCCAAGGGCGTCGGCTACGCCCATCTGCTCTCCCACCTCGACCGCTATCCCGTGCTGCGCGACGAGACAGGGCAGGTGCTCTCCATGCCACCCATCATCAACAGCGAAGAGACCCGCCTCAAGGTGGGGACCAAGCGGGTCTTCATCGACGTCACCGGCATCAGCCGGTCGGCCGCCGTCAAGGCGCTCGACACGCTGGTCTGCTCGCTGGCCGAGCTGGGAGGCGAGATCGAATCCGTCAAGGTCATCGAAGACGGAAAAGAGCGGAATTCCCCCGACCTGACGCCCGGCCGGCGCGAGGTCGAGATGGAAGAAGCCCGCCGCTGGCTGGGGTTGCCTCTGGACGCCGACTCCCTCATCGCTTCCATGCGCCGCATGCGCTTCGATATCGAGCCCGTCGACCAGGACAAGCAGCGCTTTCTCGTCAGCTATCCGGCCTACCGTACCGACATCCGCCACATGGTCGACCTTCTGGAAGACATCGCCATCGGCTACGGCTACCTCAACATCGAGCCGCGCCTGGTGCGTTCCATGACGGTAGGGGAACCGCGTCCCGAGGAACTCATCGGAGAACGGGCCCGCCAGGTGATGATCGGACTGGGCTACAGCGAGATCATGAGCCTGCCTCTCACCACCGCCGACAGCCACTACGACAAGCTG
The DNA window shown above is from Acidobacteriota bacterium and carries:
- the pheT gene encoding phenylalanine--tRNA ligase subunit beta, encoding MPIVNIDLEWLNRLLGKSFPPQKVSESLEQIGCDVEEVVEIARSRCPNCASLVENPVGQEDVKACNFCGFEGEVPFQLAGTSKVIRLDLLAARPDLFDVGGLARALQGTLEISSGLPDYPLRDSGLTLRVDPSTAEVRPYIQCAVMTLPEVDETSLVAIMKLQENLHWGVGRDRKLASIGVYDLDTLQGDITYTTLDPDQDSFVPLGTPGRSMTGRQILQEHPKGVGYAHLLSHLDRYPVLRDETGQVLSMPPIINSEETRLKVGTKRVFIDVTGISRSAAVKALDTLVCSLAELGGEIESVKVIEDGKERNSPDLTPGRREVEMEEARRWLGLPLDADSLIASMRRMRFDIEPVDQDKQRFLVSYPAYRTDIRHMVDLLEDIAIGYGYLNIEPRLVRSMTVGEPRPEELIGERARQVMIGLGYSEIMSLPLTTADSHYDKLRQPVPERFARVSNPKLKAYDVLRSHLLSGLMEALYENRRRPMPLRLFEIDNVVGLDEEGLTRTSEERRLALVEIGRDAGYAAVRTVVDALLRELGLEGRYQALEHPTFVTGRVASFTTEEGIEGLLGEVHPEILNRFNLEYPVGLAEVTLHRMF
- a CDS encoding NAD-dependent epimerase, with amino-acid sequence MSKQEKRILVTGAAGFIGFHLTRRLLRSGEAVEGLDHFSPYYDPELKEARLERLLQERPGFVCRRIDLADRRAAAEVFEDGCYSHVVHLAAQPGVRYSLQEPHAYLESNITGFLNVLEGCRRIQPRHLVYASSSSVYGANRKLPLAESDRVDHPLSLYGATKKSNEMMAHCYAHLYRIPVTGLRLFTVYGPWGRPDMAFFKFVRAILKGEEIEVYNQGKMERDFTYVDDIVEGMVRVLQRPARPHPQWDAENPLPDVSDAPFRTYNIGCGRALPLLDFIAAIEDALGKKARIRYLPMQPGDVLSTAADVSKLEKDFGYRPDTRVRQGIEKFVQWYRRFYGV
- a CDS encoding phenylalanine--tRNA ligase subunit alpha, with the translated sequence MHDELILDENAYAVWKELRDSDDPLMIAQLEERTGVDQSQITAAAAQASGQGYFQMEERPRRELVADAEASAALAKGLPERQALEFLQQAGQPVPNGELAKWANQQGLPPNEVFKYGPMRGWMRRVKGDQGSALELTGQGQAALAEKDHDEKALAHAIEAGGAVYLDELEAEGIDGGRVEKLLGNRDELAKIKDRTQRLLSLTEQGRRLMEEGKVKVKREQTALSPQDITSGAWRDITLRRYDVTLPAETVYPAKIHPMRKIMEEARRAFLEMGFSEVVSPMVESAFWNFDALFQPQDHPARDMQDTFYMEHPDRVDLPEEKYVEPVRRTHEDGWETGSEGWGYKWDPERSRQVVLRTHTTASTIRALAAHPQPPGKFFAVGWTFRNESISYKHLPVFHQVDGIVIDEEANLATLLGTLQAFYHKMGFGKVRFKPAFYPYTEPSVDVVVYMESRGKWLEMGGSGIFRPEVTEPLGCRHPVLAWGLGIERLAMLRFGFSDIRELYRSNLDTLEEVALCR